The following proteins are co-located in the Candida dubliniensis CD36 chromosome 3, complete sequence genome:
- a CDS encoding Snf1 activating kinase, putative (Similar to S. cerevisiae PAK1), with protein sequence METNKLAIVLDPKSNRKIINHRYRIIKKIGQGQYGKVLLGEDITTTVNSSTGKNNSTTISTYVAIKTINRIDKSRLLLVKNASNNISIKIKREITIMKQCNHPNIVKLYQVIDDLRFDKILLILEYCQYGEIDWKRYNHYHEKYRKVDVESIQGKANSIPQTRLTLNKILRDIINGLEYLHDYKHIIHRDLKPSNLLINQDNTVKISDFGVSLILENNANDAKELAKIMGTPAFYAPELCQFVNNRFSMVTNEDHAGNKIKISYNIDIWSLGVTLYCLSFNNLPFNGNNEFEMCKNIVKSELQFPLIKHSSKVTENDIKELKYLKDLIKKILVKDPDERISLKEIKVHPFTTFDLNELEKKKFFKFNQNIFRAEDCKKELDVDGSISTLSPQSSSLSKRIKNLFSSKYPAATTTTTTTTSSPPPASSLPSTPGNSSSKHIPSNLKYNNLSLKELEHVDDLLDSYLDDSSSLGSVEGDDEVVVDTSNILGDLDRDTNYDDSPQQLQGKVNEIITDVPEEEKKHKPQPLDLKQAATSFPSLPPPRGNSSTSLDVTSNNDNITSPATPINENITTIIGESSPGNYYNSTNDGIGDFPSRPSRRSFEKQNKSASLASMTYQPTIISLSSPVKTKSESWGGKMNNMSIHNSIGGINDNHKHLNMFEPPSIFRESKPLEGNKTASASNTENNFGSTSRRNSNSSQHFGYGLSRITSSSSSLNLNAYLTDDDDDDGDVLNSASMPELNHSSSISTRYSLKGMQQQHQSERKSQDNEQTEEQEDHEESEEGDSTIIANNYQIMRNYNDMSSYLDGLD encoded by the coding sequence AtggaaacaaacaaattagCAATTGTACTAGATCCCAAATCGAATCGgaaaataattaatcatAGATATAGAATCATAAAGAAAATAGGTCAAGGTCAATATGGGAAAGTATTATTGGGAGAAGATATTACTACTACAGTTAATTCTTCTACCGgtaaaaataattcaactACAATTTCAACTTACGTTGCTATAAAAACTATCAATCGAATAGATAAATCGAGATTATTGTTAGTAAAAAATGCCAGTAATAACATCAGCATAAAGATTAAACGCGAAATAACTATAATGAAACAATGCAATCATCCCAATATTGTCAAATTATACCAggttattgatgatttaagatttgataaaatattattgattttggaatATTGTCAATATGGAGAAATTGATTGGAAACGATATAATCATTACCATGAAAAATATAGAAAGGTTGACGTTGAAAGTATACAAGGAAAAGCTAATTCCATACCGCAAACCCGCTTGAcattaaacaaaattctACGCGATATAATTAACGGTTTAGAATATTTGCATGATTATAAACATATAATACATCGAGACTTGAAGCCATCGAACCTACTAATAAATCAAGACAATACTGTCAAGATATCAGATTTCGGGGTGAGTTTAATTCTAGAGAATAATGCTAACGATGCCAAAGAATTGGCAAAAATCATGGGTACACCAGCATTTTATGCCCCCGAGCTATGTCAATTTGTTAATAATCGGTTTTCTATGGTTACTAATGAAGATCATGCTGGGAATAAGATCAAAATTAGctataatattgatatttggtCGTTGGGGGTGACCTTGTATTGTTTActgtttaataatttacctttcaatggtaataatgaatttgaaatgtGTAAGAATATTGTTAAAAGTGAACTACAGTTCCCCTTAATCAAGCATTCATCAAAAGTGACagaaaatgatattaaagaattaaaatatttgaaagaCTTAATCAAGAAGATTTTGGTTAAAGATCCAGATGAAAGAATATcattgaaagaaattaaagtGCATCCATTTACtacatttgatttaaatgaattagagaagaagaaatttttcaaatttaatcaaaatatatttagGGCAGAAGATTGTAAAAAAGAGCTTGATGTTGATGGATCAATTTCTACTTTGTCTCCACAATCTTCAAGTTTGTCGAAAAGGATcaagaatttattttctaGTAAATATCCTGCTGCCACGACTACCACCACGACTACCACTTCGTCCCCTCCTCCAGCATCATCATTACCATCAACTCCAGGAAATTCATCCCTGAAACATATTCCAagtaatttgaaatataaCAATTTGTCATTAAAGGAGTTAGAGCATGTGgatgatttattagattCTTATTTGGAtgattcttcatcattggGGAGCGTGGAAGGAGACGACgaggttgttgttgatacaTCCAATATACTTGGTGATTTGGACAGAGATACAAATTATGACGATTCACCACAACAATTACAAGGAAAAGTGAATGAAATAATAACAGACGtaccagaagaagaaaaaaaacataaacCTCAGCCACTAGACTTGAAGCAAGCAGCAACATCCTTCCCATCACTACCTCCACCACGAGGTAACTCTTCTACCTCTTTGGATGTGACaagtaataatgataatattacATCTCCAGCGACaccaataaatgaaaatattactACGATTATTGGGGAAAGTTCACCGggaaattattacaataGTACCAATGATGGTATTGGAGATTTCCCAAGTAGACCATCGAGGCGAAGTTTTGAAAAGCAAAATAAACTGGCATCATTAGCATCAATGACCTATCAGCCTACTAttatatcattatcatctcCAGTGAAAACGAAATCAGAGTCATGGGGAGGtaaaatgaataatatgTCTATACACAATAGTATTGGTGGAATAAACGATAATCATAAACATTTGAATATGTTTGAACCGCCCCTGATATTTAGAGAGTCAAAACCTTTGGAAGGAAATAAAACTGCTAGTGCTAGTAATactgaaaataattttggtTCTACAAGTCGTCGGAATTCCAATAGTTCTCAACATTTTGGGTATGGATTATCGAGAATTACCAGTTCTTCTTCaagtttgaatttaaatgCCTATTTgactgatgatgatgatgatgatggtgatgtTCTCAATTCTGCTTCAATGCCAGAACTCAATCATTCATCATCGATATCGACAAGGTATAGTTTGAAAGGTATGCAACAGCAACATCAACTGGAGAGAAAACTGCAAGATAATGAACAAACTGAAGAGCAAGAAGATCATGAAGAGTCGGAAGAAGGTGATTCAACTATAATTGctaataattatcaaatcatGAGAAATTATAATGATATGAGTAGCTATTTAGATGGGTTAGATTAA
- a CDS encoding alpha subunit of the 20S core complex of the 26S proteasome, putative (Similar to S. cerevisiae SCL1): MSNSAGFDRHITIFSPEGRLYQVEYAFKAINSANITSLGITGQDSAVIISQKKIPDKLLDPKTVSYIFKITPSIGMVATGSIADARAQAMRARSEATEFRYKYGYEMPVESLSRRMANISQLYTQRAYMRPLGVALTFIQVDFADEGRGPQIFKCDPAGYFTGVKAVATGPKQQEATTYLEKKFKKIDAVKGDWQKTVEFAIIALSSVIGTEFRKNDIEIGVATEGEFRILTPEEIDERLISIAEQD, translated from the coding sequence ATGTCCAATTCAGCAGGTTTTGACAGGCATATTACTATTTTTTCTCCTGAAGGTAGATTATACCAAGTAGAATATGCATTTAAAGCTATCAATTCAGCAAATATCACCAGTTTAGGAATCACAGGTCAAGATTCAGCCGTTATTATATCACAAAAGAAGATCCCAGATAAGTTATTGGATCCTAAAACTGTGTCctatattttcaaaattactCCTAGTATAGGAATGGTTGCTACTGGGTCAATTGCTGATGCTAGAGCTCAAGCCATGAGAGCAAGATCAGAAGCTACAGAATTTAGATATAAATATGGATACGAAATGCCAGTGGAAAGTTTATCAAGAAGAATGGCTAATATATCTCAATTATATACTCAAAGAGCTTATATGAGACCATTGGGTGTTGCTTTAACTTTTATTCAAGTTGATTTTGCCGATGAAGGTAGAGGTCCacaaatttttaaatgtGATCCTGCTGGATATTTTACTGGTGTAAAAGCTGTAGCTACTGGtccaaaacaacaagaagcAACAACAtatttggaaaagaaatttaaaaaaatcgATGCTGTTAAAGGAGATTGGCAAAAAACTGTTGAATTTGCAATAATTGCCTTGAGTTCAGTAATTGGAACtgaatttagaaaaaatgatattgaaattggtgTTGCCACTGAAGGAGAATTTAGAATTTTGACACCTGAAGAAATAGATGAAAGATTAATCTCTATAGCTGAACAAGATTAG
- a CDS encoding histone deacetylase, putative (Similar to S. cerevisiae HOS2;~In S. cerevisiae: required for gene activation via specific deacetylation of lysines in H3 and H4 histone tails; subunit of the Set3 complex, a meiotic-specific repressor of sporulation specific genes that contains deacetylase activity) has translation MTISISETDTFTTDSKTRENTPIYDPNHPGTNNKYNVSYHYNPEVSRFHYGALHPMKPFRLMLTDHLVISYKLYEKMDLYTPRRATKEELLEFHSEDYINFLQSITPEKCKTIGNDTLAQFNIGDDCPIFDGMYDYSAIYAGASLDATRKLISGMSDIAINWSGGLHHAKKFEPSGFCYVNDIVLSIINLLRVHPRVMYIDIDLHHGDGVQEAFYNTDRVMTVSFHKYNGEFFPGTGSVDEVGIGSGKNYAINVPLRDGIDDESYIRLFKSIMEPLITKFQPTCIVQQCGADSLGYDRLGCFNLNIRAHGECVKFIKSFGIPMLVVGGGGYTPRNVSRLWCYETSVLNDVSLDHKIPNYLPTYDWFGPDYSLHPQLDGRIDNKNSKKYLQSVQTTIMEQIRYLNHAPSVQMYEIPPDLTGLTEDEDKAIQELNEDMERDEKIMKDEAKPGELMT, from the coding sequence ATGACGATACTGATAAGTGAAACAGATACGTTTACAACGGATTCAAAGACTCGAGAAAACACACCAATATATGATCCTAATCATCCTGGAACCAATAACAAATACAATGTTTCATATCATTATAATCCCGAAGTGAGTCGATTTCATTATGGAGCTCTTCATCCAATGAAACCTTTCCGATTAATGTTGACTGATCATTTAGTTATATcttataaattatatgaaAAGATGGATTTATATACCCCTCGAAGGGCGaccaaagaagaattacTAGAGTTTCATTCTGAAgattatatcaattttttacaATCCATAACTCCAGAAAAATGTAAAACAATAGGCAATGATACATTAGCACAATTCAATATTGGAGATGATTGTCCAATATTTGATGGGATGTATGATTATAGTGCCATTTATGCTGGAGCATCTTTGGATGCTACAAGGAAATTGATATCAGGAATGTCGGATATTGCTATCAACTGGTCGGGTGGATTACATCATGCTAAAAAGTTTGAACCATCTGGATTTTGTTATGTTAATGATATCGTGTTGagtataataaatttactAAGGGTCCATCCACGAGTAATGTATATAGATATTGATTTACACCATGGTGATGGGGTTCAAGAAGCATTTTATAATACTGATAGAGTGATGACAGTTAGTTTCCATAAATATAATGGTGAATTTTTCCCTGGGACAGGGTCAGTTGATGAAGTTGGGATTGGGTCTGGGAAAAATTATGCTATTAATGTTCCCTTGAGAGACGGTATAGATGATGAGTCATACATTCGATTATTTAAACTGATTATGGAGCCATTAATTACAAAATTTCAGCCAACTTGTATTGTTCAACAGTGTGGGGCTGATTCATTGGGGTATGATCGTTTGGgttgttttaatttaaatattcGAGCTCACGGTGAATGTGtgaaatttattaaatcatttggAATACCGATGTTGGTTGTTGGTGGAGGTGGGTATACTCCGAGAAATGTCAGTAGATTATGGTGTTATGAAACAAGTGTGTTGAATGATGTCAGTCTAGATCATAAAATTCCTAATTACTTGCCAACATATGATTGGTTTGGTCCTGATTATTCGTTACACCCACAATTAGACGGTAGAATTGATAATAAGAATTCGAAAAAATATCTCCAAAGTGTGCAAACAACAATCATGGAACAAATACGGTATTTGAATCATGCTCCAAGTGTGCAAATGTATGAAATTCCTCCCGATCTAACTGGTTTAACAGAGGATGAAGATAAAGCGattcaagaattaaatgaagACATGGAGCGAGATGAAAAGATAATGAAAGACGAAGCAAAACCAGGAGAGTTAATGACTTAG